The genomic DNA AGGTAGAAAGCCTTTAGAGCCTAAAAAAGAGCCATCTTCAGATTCAAAAGTAAATCTCACTGATCCTGAAAGTCAGATAATGTCAACCACCAATGGCTGGATTCAAGGGTATAATGGGCAGATTATCGTTTCTGAAAATCAATTTATCCTCGCTGCAATGATATCAGATGAGCAAAACGATAAAAAATTATTAATACCTATGCTAAATGAACTCGAAGACCTTTTTACGGGTATTCATCCATCAATTTCGCCTAATATACTACTATCTGATGCAGGTTATTTCTCATACCCGAATTCTTTAGCAGAATTGGATTATGGCATTCAACTCATCATCCCTCCTTCTAAAGAAAGAAAAATTCCAGAATATTCAGATAATGATGGGTATATCTCACGAATGGAAATGATATGTCGGGCGATTTGTATGGGAGAAATAATCACATTTCCGGAATTGCAAAGTATCGGGACGTTTGTTTGGCAATCTTTTATGAACAGAGAGAAACAAGCAACAACTCAGGAAATTTGTAAACGAGTTATGGAAGTACGTGTGAAATCCCCCACTGGTAGAGAGTTATATCGAAAACGAAAATACATGGTCGAACCAGTTTTTGGTAATATGAAACATAATATGAGGTTTAGGAGTTTCTCTCAAAAAGGGAAAGAGAATTGCGAGGGAGAATTCTTTTTAGCTGCATTAGTGCATAATATAAAAAAACTTATCAGATTTGAGGGTATAGTTAAAATTAAAGAATTTGCTACGAATATTATAAAACCGTCAAGAGGTTCAGGTTTTTCCTATATTTTTGCAAACACAGTATGTAAAGTGGGAATTGATACATGCAGGTTCATACATCAATTAGTCTATTTTGGTTGATAGCTTAAGGGGTAGAGATCGATCATTTGTGATCCTGCATGATATTGATCATTGGTGCAACACCCTCCAAAGATGAACACCATTTATCGCGTTTTTCATCTTTTCATGATCACCATGACAAACGATCTCTACTTTTTCACGGAGATTTCCACCCCTAATCTGCTCGAGAATACGGTTACCCTCTCCAATAGGGATAAGAATCTCATCGAGCATCTGATTCATACCCCGGATGACATCAGCATATGCTCCTTTGAACTGATCCGGGTTTCCACGCTCAGATAATTTTCCCGCTTTTGAAGCTTCGGTTAACCGAATCAATTCATTTTGTAATGCCTGAAGGGTTTCATACACCTTAATAAATGCGGGAACAAGTATATCTTCATCAGACCTCTTCCCACCTTTTACAAAATTATTATACTCTGAAAGATCTCCGTTGCTTATTTGAATTATGGAGTTTGCGATATGATTAACCCGGTCCCTCACTTCATTCACATCAGATGCAACAAGTGCAAAATCACCAAGATATTTCTTTTCTATGCCATGTGAGTAGTCATTCACAGCCATCCTTTTAAGGACAGCAGAAATGTCATGTAATGGACCGATGACGGCATCCAGGGTATCATTCACACCCTCTACGATCTTCCGGAAATCACCCTGATGTTTGCTTGTATCTGCACGGGTATTTAAACGACCTTCTACAGCTGCCTTACTCAGCATATTTGCATCGGCAACCAGAGCGTTGACAGCGTCGATACAAGAGTTCAGATTATTCTTGATGGTGTTGAAATCACCATTATAGTTATCAGTAATCTTTGCCGGAATGTCACCTCTGGATATATCATCAACATATCTGGCAGCCACATTCAGGGGACCAATAACCGCATCCAGGGTATCATTCACACCCTCTACGATCTTCCGGAAATCACCCTGATGTTTGCTTGCATCTGCACGGGTATTTAAACGACCTTCTACAGCTGCCTTACTCAGCATATTTGCATCGGCAACCAGAGCGTTGACTGCGTCGATACATTGATTCAGATTATTCTTGATGGTGTTGAAATCACCATTATAGTTATCAGTAATCTTTGCAGGAATGTCACCTCTGGATATATCATCAACATATCTGGCAGCCACATTCAGGGGACCAATAACCGCATCCAGGGTATCATTCACACCCTCTACGATCTTCCGGAAATCACCCTGATGTTTGCTTGTATCTGCACGGGTATTTAAACGACCTTCTACAGCTGCCTTACTTAGCATATTTGCATCGGCAACCAGAGCGTTGACTGCGTCGATACATTGATTCAGATTATTCTTGATAGTATTGAAATCACCATAATACGTATCAGTGATTTTTTCTGGAATATCACCTTTCGAGATACGATCGACATAACCGGCGGCAACATTGAGCGGCACGATAACCGCATCCAGAGTATCATTCACACCCTCTACGATCTTCCGGAAATCACCCTGATGTTTGCTTGCATCTGCACGGGTATTTAAACGACCTTCTACGGCGGCCCTGGTGAGCGTCAGAACATCCTGGATTGCTGCTTTTTGAGAGGTAAGATCAATAATAAACTCTACTGCACCGGTACATACCCCCTCATCATTTACTATCGGGGTTGCGGTGATGAGTATGGGAATATCCCTTGAACCGATGTGGGCAACCGTCTCTTCAGTGATAACCCGACGTTCCCGGATACTTCGCATGGTCGCACAATTCCCACCCTGACAAACATCATTTTGAAACAGGGTATGGCAAATTGTCCCGATTAAATCTTCCGGTTTTTTCTGAAAGAGGTCTGCTCCTGCATTATTGATATAAGTAATTTTCTGGCTCATATCAATGGCAATCACCGGGGTTGCAACACCATTGAGTACCCCCTGAATCTCCTTTCCGGCGCGTCTTAAATCATCTTCCTTTTTCTTGATCTCAGTGAGATTCTCAAAATATTCAACTGCTCCAATGACCTCACCTGAATCATTGAACAATGGAGAGGCATAGTAATGGATGGGGATATCTTTTCCCCGTATGTGAGCAACAGTCTCACTCTCAATCTTTCTCTTTTCCCTCATAGCCCGAAGGGTAGCACATTCCCCACCATCACAATCGTCGGTTCTGAATAATTCATGGCATTTCTGACCAACAGCCTGCTCACGGGTCAAAGCCAGTATTTCAAGAGCGGCATCATTGATCATCTGAATTGTCCTGTCAGGACTTATTTGAATAACCGGCGTTGCAACCCCGTTCAGAACATTCTGACAGAATCCTAAATCATCTCTATCAAAAGTCATCCGATATCACCAATACTCAGTAAATATGTATAAACTGTGATTGAGTATAACACGGCTTATTTGCCGGGCAATAATGCCATGCATATCGCTCTCCTTATTATCTCTGAATTAAAACCAGAAACATATGCCAAGCCAGGAGAGTGACATTGCAACCAGTTCACGTATCCTGGAATTATTATCCGACGCTCCACAGGGAGCCAGTATCGGGGAGATATCATCTGCCCTCAACATGAACCGGAACCTGGTTGCAAAATATCTGTCCATTCTTCACATGCAGGGCAGGGTTGAACTGCGATCCTATGGAAAAGTGAAGCTTTACAAAAAAACGACGAGAATACCATTCCATGCCCTTTCACTGATTACCCGTGGCTGTGTCATCGGTCTTGACCAGCTGTTGTATGTCAAGGAGGTTTTAGGCTATTGCAGGGAAATGACCGGATCAGATAAGAATGAATTATTATCAAAACCATTTTCAGAAATATTTCATCCGGCATTTACCAATCCTGTTGTAAAAAAATACATACAGGAATATCGGAATGGAGCAGTCGCACCCCCTCTTTATAAAGAGATATCCTGGCGTAAACGAGGATTTGATCTCACCGTTGTTCCCTGTATATTTGATGATGGGACACAGGGGCTTGCACTTATCCTTGCCGAACAGGCAAACAATGCACCCTCCCATAAAAAAGAGAAGAGCCACATCAGAACCTACCAGTACCTGACTCGCGAGACGCCGAACTTTATCCTTCATCTGAACGCCGAGGGAGATGTTCTGTATGTCAATGAATCGTATGCCACTTATTGCAATGCACGGGCGTCAGATCTTCTGCACACGAATGGCATCCCTCTAGCCACCCAGGATGATTTTACCCGAATCAAAGAGGATGTTTTAAAAAACTGGTCTTTGAATGAACCGACAGTCAGCGATATTCAGGTCGTGATGAATGACGGATCTGTGCGATGGCAGACCTGGGTATTTCATCCGGTCAGAGAACAGGGCATCCTGACTGAACTTCACGGATATGGCAGAGATATCACCGATGAGCGTGAAAGAGAGAATCTCTACCTGCGACTCCAAAAAGAGTTTAATCAGGATGTCCAGGAGAAAACATCTGAACTTCGTGAGATAACGGCCCAACTCAGGAAAGAGATTGACGAGCGAAAGTCACTTGAACTGGCACTGAAAAGAAGTGAAGAAAAATACCGGAACCTGACTGAGATTACCACCGACATAATCTGGGAAACAGATCTCTTTGGAACAATCGTATACATCAATCCAAAAGCAACATCCATCCTGGGGTATTCTCCCGAAGAATTAGTCGGGAAAAAAATCTGGAGTAAAATTAATCCGGATTACCGGAATCATATCGAGCACTATTTTTCAGGGGCTAAATGTTCGCCATTTGAACAGATTGCATTCCCTATGACCCGATCTGACGGATTAGAAGTATGGATTGAATTTTCCGGCATACCACTGTTTAATGATGAACATCAGTTCTCCGGGTATCGGGGGATCGGCAGGGATATTACCAAATCAAAATTGATTGAAGAGCATAATCAAAGGCTTCGTGCCATAATAGAAAATACTCCAGATATTGTCAGAATTTCAGATATTCATGGAGATCTCCTCTATATGAATAAGGCAGGAAGAAAGATCCTGAAAATACCTGAAACCGAGGATATCACCAGATATAATAATGCCAGTTTCATGACTTCTGATGAATGGACAAAGATTCTTGAAGGTCGGAGTATTGCCATCAGGGAGGGGATATGGCAGGGACTGACCAGACTTATCGCAACGGATGGAACCATCATCCCGGTATCGCAAGTAATCATCGCTCATAAGCAAGGCAAAGGAGAAGAGATGCTCTTCTCCACAGTAGCCCGGGACATATCAGACATAACCAAATTCAGACAGGAACTTGAAGATGCCAGCGTCTATAGCAGGAATCTCATTGAAGTAAACCTTGATCCACTCGTGACCATCGGTCCTGATGGTAAGATTCAGGATGTCAATCACGCAACCGAGATGGCAACAGGATTTTCTCGCGAGAAACTTATCGGAACAGACTTCTGCTCGTACTTTTCGGACCCGGTGATGGCAAGGGAGGGATATGAACGTGTTTTCTTACAAGGGTATGTCAGGGATTATCCGCTTGAAATTATCCATAAAGATGGTCATAGCACTCCGGTCCTATACAATGCTTCAGTATACCGGGATAAAAACGGAAATATACAGGGAGTATTCGCAGCAGCACGTGATATCACAGAGATCGTAAAATTCCAGAAAAAACTGGAAGAGTCTCATAATTACACACGAAATTTGATAGAGGCATCCCTTGACCCTCTGGTGACCATCGGTCAGGATGGAAAGATTCAGGATGTCAATCATGCAACCGAGATGGTCACCGGATATGCCAGGGAGAACCTTATCGGAACGGATTTCTGCGCATACTTTAAAGACCCCAAAAAAGCAAGGGAGGGATATGAACGTGTTTTCTCACAAGGGTATGTCAGGGATTATCCGCTTGAAATTATTCATAAAGATGGTCATAGCACTCCGGTCCTATACAACGCTTCAGTATACCGGGATAAAAACGGAAATATACAGGGAGTATTCGCAGCAGCACGTGATATCACTGCCCTGCTGGAAAGTGAATTCACACTTGCAGCCTCACGGGATTATTACCTGAAGATCCTGGATGAATTTCCTAATCCAATATGGCGCTCCGGGCCTGATGCAAAATGTAATTACTTCAACAAAGCATGGTTGAAATTTACCGGGAGGACTCTGGAAGAGGAATATGATGACGGATGGGCAACCGGAGTTCACCCGGATGATCTTGATCGGTGCATATCACAATACCTCTCTTCATTTGATAAAAGAATCCCATTTTATATACAATACCGGCTCCGCCACCATGATGGCTCATATCACCGGATTGCCGACTATGGCGCCCCCATCTATGATCTGAAGGGAGAATTTACCGGATACATCGGATCATGTTATGACCTGGACAAGGAGGAACCATGATCCGGGTCCACCCTTTACCATTAACCTGAGCGGTGAAGTAATAGCCTGGAACCGGGCTCAGGCTGCCCTTACCGGAATTTCGGGAGATGAGATAATCGGGAAGGGAGACGGGATGTATGCACGAGCACTGTACGGGGACAACCGTCCGATGCTGGTGGATACTATCCTCAATGAAAGGATTCCGGTTTTTGAGTATTACCGTGAAATATGCCGGGATGCGGGTACCATTACCGCAGAGACATCATGGGGAAGGTCACCATCTAAAAGACAATTCAATCAGGCATGGAGACCGGGCCACCCATATTTTTATTCACGTTGAATCATCATAGGATAATCTGAATATCATATACCAGGATAATGGGTGTGGAATTTTAGATGATGTGAAAGAGCAAATTTTCCAGATTGGGTTCGGTTCAGATACCGGTTTAGGACTGTTTCTTATCAGGGAGATTTTACAGATTACTGGTTTGACCATCACCGAGAAGGGAGTGCCAGGGATGGGAGCTCAATTCATTATCTCGGTTCCCAAGGGTAGGTTTCGGATAGGTTCGTGATAAGGCGCGTCAAAAATATTTTTTTCGCAGAGTATTTCACCGGTAATTCTAACAGCCAGAACATATAAGTGTACGATCATCAAAACGGAATGAAATACTCATCAATAACATGACTCAGAGAAAACTTCCCATCGGTATTCAGTCGTTCCAGGAGATTCGAACCGGAGGATATGCATATGTGGATAAAACGCCATATATTGCGTCTCTTGTGCGGGAAGGAAAATACTATTTTCTATCTCGTCCACGGAGATTCGGGAAAAGTCTTTTCATTGACACCCTTGAGTGTGCTTTTTCCGGAAGGAGTGATCTCTTCACAGGTCTGTATCTTCACGCAGTGGAATCCGGGTGGGATTTTTCACACATATATCCGGTTCTCAGAATTGATTTTGCTGGAGGAACACTCCGGAGTCAATCTGACCTGACAAACCGCCTGCACAGGATCCTGGATAGCTGGGAACATAAGTACTCCATAGGGCCTTCAAATGGTTCTCCCGGTGACCGGCTCCTCACCCTCATCCCCCAAATTTCTGAAAAAACACAATCACAGGTTGTTATACTTGTTGATGAATATGATAAACCAATCCTGGATAATCTGGGTGATTCATACCTCGCCACTGATATGAGGGATCTGTTAAAAGATTTTTATGGAGCGATAAAACCACTTGATGTCCATGTGAAATTTGTTCTGCTCACAGGTGTCTCAAAGTTCTCAAAAACCGGAATATTCTCAGGACTGAATAACCTGAAAGATATCACACTTGACCGCAGGTATTCAGCAATCTGTGGGTATACAGAAGAGGATCTGGAGAACGTATTTGCAGAATGGCTTTGCCAGTTTCATAAGCACGAGGTCAAAGAGTGGTATAACGGATACAGCTGGACAGGCCAGCCAGTCTATAATCCCTTTGACATTCTTCTGCTTTTTGACCAGGGAATATATAAGGCCCACTGGTTTGAAACTGGCACCCCGTCATTTCTCATAAATCTGTGGAAACAATCCCCACGTCTTCCTGCAGAATATGAAAATCTCATCGCCGGTGAGGAGTTACTGGGATCCTTTGATACCGATTCAATCCGGTTAGAGACGCTCCTCTTTCAGACAGGATATCTTACGATCCGCTCATGGGTAAGCAATGCCAGTGAAGGAACCTGGTATACTCTGGGGTTTCCAAACAGAGAGGTCAGGGAGGCATTTAACAAACAAATACTACTCCTTTTTGATTCGAAAAAACAGGTTCCACTTCCCCTAATCAGGACGGCTTTTGAGTCTGGAGATACAGAAAAATTACGTTCACTCATACATGCATTCTTTGCATCCATACCCCATGACTGGTACAGAAAAACCCAGATAAAAAAATTTGAAGGATTTTATGCCACTGTCCTGTATGCCTACTTTGCCAGTCTGGGGTATGAGATTACTCCTGAAGACACAACAAATAAGGGAAGGATTGATCTCACCGTTAAAACCAGAACCGGGATATGGATTTTTGAATTTAAAGTACTAGGCCTTGATACCTCCAGGGATACAAGCCCTCTGACCCAGATCAGAGAAAGGAGATATGCAGAAAAATACTATTCCGATCAAAAAAAGATCTACGAGATTGGAATTACATTTAACCCGGAAACAAAAAATATCGATAAATGGGAAGTTGGATAACCTATAATTCACCCCGCTCCAGAAGTATCGGACTCACATCATATACCTTGTATCCTGTATTGCCAAAACAGGAGATGATATGAAGTGACAGATCTGCTTTCCGGATATCAGGTTTGGTAAATCCGGGCATACCCTCAAGCTGAGGATGAAATGCTATAACGTGTTCGATATTATAGCAGAGGTAAGATTGTCAATCGTGATCGGGAGAATACCGGTAATAAATATGTTCGCGATTGCACCTGATTGCCTCCCGGCATTTCGACTTGAAAGATGGATTTTAAAAATAATTAAAAGAAAAAGACGGTTAAGATTTATATCTTAAATCGTTTCATCTCATCATTGGTTACCGAAACAACCTCATTAATCTCATTAATTATGGTTGTTATCTGCTCAACCACAGTCAGGGCCTCCTCTGCAGTGGCCGACGAATTCAGAGCATCCTTTGCAGTGTTCTTGACAAGTCCGCTCATCTCGTTAATACTTGCGGTAATCTCTTCAAAAGAAGCAGCCTGTTCTTCTGTTGCTCCGGCCACACTGGTCATATTATGACTGATCTCCGCCACGGATTTAGTAAGATCAGTAAATGCCGATATGGTCTCCTGAACCGCTCTCTCACCCTGGTTGATAGCAGAACCTGCCTGTTCCATTGCGGTGACGGCCTTCATACTCTGTGACTCAAGATTACTGATCATGGTTGCGATCTTCTGTGCAGATTCACCGGTCTGGTTCGCAAGTGCCTTTACTTCACCGGCTACAACGGCAAACCCTAGTCCAGCATCGCCAGCCCGGGCAGCTTCGATTGCTGCATTCAGGGCAAGAAGGTTGGTCTGTTCAGAGATGTCGGTGATAATCCCGATGATCTTGGTAATCTCATTCATCTGAGACTGGATATCCCGGATCACAACTTCGACCTCGTCAGATGAACGTTTGATACTCATCATCCCATTTTCAGCACTCGCTGCA from Methanospirillum hungatei JF-1 includes the following:
- a CDS encoding IS1182-like element ISMhu2 family transposase, which produces MSHRYNMIRGYGNEQQFLLPVNAMDWLSENDITYGILEILSILDISPFINKYRDDGRGSAFFDPRSMLGIIIYSMIRGEKSSRKIEMCCHYDIGYRIVANNLTPDHTTIYRFKKNNSKEIKSLFKQLSQIIVESGIARIGVLALDGSKFGCNASLSANKKLKYLEAELGRLFDESQEIDELENDDINIQDMEINRLPEHLSTKEKRKEVLNRAKEKLIERHDIESKKQEEKILDREKEELESGKKKRGRKPLEPKKEPSSDSKVNLTDPESQIMSTTNGWIQGYNGQIIVSENQFILAAMISDEQNDKKLLIPMLNELEDLFTGIHPSISPNILLSDAGYFSYPNSLAELDYGIQLIIPPSKERKIPEYSDNDGYISRMEMICRAICMGEIITFPELQSIGTFVWQSFMNREKQATTQEICKRVMEVRVKSPTGRELYRKRKYMVEPVFGNMKHNMRFRSFSQKGKENCEGEFFLAALVHNIKKLIRFEGIVKIKEFATNIIKPSRGSGFSYIFANTVCKVGIDTCRFIHQLVYFG
- a CDS encoding PAS domain-containing protein, producing the protein MTFDRDDLGFCQNVLNGVATPVIQISPDRTIQMINDAALEILALTREQAVGQKCHELFRTDDCDGGECATLRAMREKRKIESETVAHIRGKDIPIHYYASPLFNDSGEVIGAVEYFENLTEIKKKEDDLRRAGKEIQGVLNGVATPVIAIDMSQKITYINNAGADLFQKKPEDLIGTICHTLFQNDVCQGGNCATMRSIRERRVITEETVAHIGSRDIPILITATPIVNDEGVCTGAVEFIIDLTSQKAAIQDVLTLTRAAVEGRLNTRADASKHQGDFRKIVEGVNDTLDAVIVPLNVAAGYVDRISKGDIPEKITDTYYGDFNTIKNNLNQCIDAVNALVADANMLSKAAVEGRLNTRADTSKHQGDFRKIVEGVNDTLDAVIGPLNVAARYVDDISRGDIPAKITDNYNGDFNTIKNNLNQCIDAVNALVADANMLSKAAVEGRLNTRADASKHQGDFRKIVEGVNDTLDAVIGPLNVAARYVDDISRGDIPAKITDNYNGDFNTIKNNLNSCIDAVNALVADANMLSKAAVEGRLNTRADTSKHQGDFRKIVEGVNDTLDAVIGPLHDISAVLKRMAVNDYSHGIEKKYLGDFALVASDVNEVRDRVNHIANSIIQISNGDLSEYNNFVKGGKRSDEDILVPAFIKVYETLQALQNELIRLTEASKAGKLSERGNPDQFKGAYADVIRGMNQMLDEILIPIGEGNRILEQIRGGNLREKVEIVCHGDHEKMKNAINGVHLWRVLHQ
- a CDS encoding PAS domain S-box protein, with translation MPSQESDIATSSRILELLSDAPQGASIGEISSALNMNRNLVAKYLSILHMQGRVELRSYGKVKLYKKTTRIPFHALSLITRGCVIGLDQLLYVKEVLGYCREMTGSDKNELLSKPFSEIFHPAFTNPVVKKYIQEYRNGAVAPPLYKEISWRKRGFDLTVVPCIFDDGTQGLALILAEQANNAPSHKKEKSHIRTYQYLTRETPNFILHLNAEGDVLYVNESYATYCNARASDLLHTNGIPLATQDDFTRIKEDVLKNWSLNEPTVSDIQVVMNDGSVRWQTWVFHPVREQGILTELHGYGRDITDERERENLYLRLQKEFNQDVQEKTSELREITAQLRKEIDERKSLELALKRSEEKYRNLTEITTDIIWETDLFGTIVYINPKATSILGYSPEELVGKKIWSKINPDYRNHIEHYFSGAKCSPFEQIAFPMTRSDGLEVWIEFSGIPLFNDEHQFSGYRGIGRDITKSKLIEEHNQRLRAIIENTPDIVRISDIHGDLLYMNKAGRKILKIPETEDITRYNNASFMTSDEWTKILEGRSIAIREGIWQGLTRLIATDGTIIPVSQVIIAHKQGKGEEMLFSTVARDISDITKFRQELEDASVYSRNLIEVNLDPLVTIGPDGKIQDVNHATEMATGFSREKLIGTDFCSYFSDPVMAREGYERVFLQGYVRDYPLEIIHKDGHSTPVLYNASVYRDKNGNIQGVFAAARDITEIVKFQKKLEESHNYTRNLIEASLDPLVTIGQDGKIQDVNHATEMVTGYARENLIGTDFCAYFKDPKKAREGYERVFSQGYVRDYPLEIIHKDGHSTPVLYNASVYRDKNGNIQGVFAAARDITALLESEFTLAASRDYYLKILDEFPNPIWRSGPDAKCNYFNKAWLKFTGRTLEEEYDDGWATGVHPDDLDRCISQYLSSFDKRIPFYIQYRLRHHDGSYHRIADYGAPIYDLKGEFTGYIGSCYDLDKEEP
- a CDS encoding ATP-binding protein — protein: MYQDNGCGILDDVKEQIFQIGFGSDTGLGLFLIREILQITGLTITEKGVPGMGAQFIISVPKGRFRIGS
- a CDS encoding ATP-binding protein, whose translation is MTQRKLPIGIQSFQEIRTGGYAYVDKTPYIASLVREGKYYFLSRPRRFGKSLFIDTLECAFSGRSDLFTGLYLHAVESGWDFSHIYPVLRIDFAGGTLRSQSDLTNRLHRILDSWEHKYSIGPSNGSPGDRLLTLIPQISEKTQSQVVILVDEYDKPILDNLGDSYLATDMRDLLKDFYGAIKPLDVHVKFVLLTGVSKFSKTGIFSGLNNLKDITLDRRYSAICGYTEEDLENVFAEWLCQFHKHEVKEWYNGYSWTGQPVYNPFDILLLFDQGIYKAHWFETGTPSFLINLWKQSPRLPAEYENLIAGEELLGSFDTDSIRLETLLFQTGYLTIRSWVSNASEGTWYTLGFPNREVREAFNKQILLLFDSKKQVPLPLIRTAFESGDTEKLRSLIHAFFASIPHDWYRKTQIKKFEGFYATVLYAYFASLGYEITPEDTTNKGRIDLTVKTRTGIWIFEFKVLGLDTSRDTSPLTQIRERRYAEKYYSDQKKIYEIGITFNPETKNIDKWEVG